The Pseudomonas allokribbensis genome has a window encoding:
- a CDS encoding aldehyde dehydrogenase (NADP(+)), with the protein MSLTGKLLIGQHTITGDRDIIRGINPATDAPLEPAYAGGSAEHVEQACALAWAAFDRYRETALDARAEFIETIANEIEVLGDELIERAMAETGLPRPRLLGERGRTCQQLRLFARTVRAGEWLDVRIDSAQPQRQPMPRSDLRQRQIALGPVAVFGASNFPLAFSVAGGDTASALAAGCPVIVKAHGAHPGTSELVGRAVARAVKACGLPEGVFSLLYGSGREVGIALVSDPRIKAVGFTGSRSGGLALIKAAQARPEPIPVYAEMSSINPVLLFPAALHNRPQALAEGFVASLTLGAGQFCTNPGLVIALKGPALDTFIGAAAELIQRSPAQTMLTPGIFNAYECSVNALAENPRARLAVVGQRGTGANQGQAHVFVTDAADFLADHALQAEAFGAASLVVQCAGHDEVRQVLEQLEGQLTATLHLDDEDLDQARSLLPTLERKAGRLLVNGWPTGVEVCDAMVHGGPFPATSDPRTTSVGTAAILRFLRPVCYQDFPDALLPTALKQANPLALRRLLDGQREA; encoded by the coding sequence ATGTCTCTTACGGGCAAACTGCTGATCGGTCAGCACACCATCACCGGCGACCGCGACATCATCCGGGGGATCAACCCGGCCACTGATGCACCGCTGGAACCGGCTTATGCCGGCGGCTCCGCCGAGCACGTCGAACAAGCCTGCGCTCTGGCCTGGGCCGCGTTCGACCGCTATCGCGAGACAGCGCTGGACGCACGCGCCGAATTCATCGAAACCATCGCCAACGAAATCGAAGTCCTCGGCGATGAGTTGATTGAACGCGCCATGGCCGAAACCGGCCTGCCGCGCCCTCGCCTGTTGGGCGAGCGCGGGCGTACCTGCCAGCAATTGCGGCTGTTCGCTCGCACTGTACGAGCCGGCGAATGGCTGGATGTGCGCATCGACAGCGCCCAACCACAGCGTCAGCCGATGCCGCGTTCGGATCTGCGTCAGCGTCAGATTGCGCTGGGGCCGGTGGCAGTGTTCGGCGCGAGCAATTTTCCACTGGCGTTCTCCGTCGCTGGCGGCGATACCGCTTCGGCACTGGCCGCCGGTTGCCCGGTGATCGTCAAGGCTCACGGCGCCCACCCCGGTACCAGCGAACTGGTCGGCCGCGCCGTGGCTCGGGCCGTCAAGGCGTGCGGTCTGCCTGAGGGCGTGTTCTCGTTGCTGTACGGTTCCGGGCGCGAGGTCGGCATTGCGCTGGTCAGCGATCCACGCATCAAAGCGGTGGGGTTCACCGGTTCGCGCAGTGGCGGGCTCGCGCTGATCAAAGCGGCTCAGGCTCGCCCCGAACCGATTCCGGTGTATGCGGAAATGAGTTCGATCAACCCGGTGCTGCTGTTTCCCGCCGCGCTACACAATCGCCCACAAGCGCTGGCCGAAGGTTTTGTCGCCTCGCTCACGTTGGGCGCCGGGCAGTTCTGCACCAATCCCGGGCTGGTGATCGCCCTCAAGGGGCCGGCGCTGGACACCTTCATTGGCGCCGCCGCCGAGCTCATCCAGCGCAGCCCGGCCCAGACCATGCTCACCCCCGGCATTTTCAATGCTTACGAGTGCAGCGTGAATGCACTGGCGGAAAATCCGCGCGCACGTCTTGCAGTGGTCGGCCAGAGAGGAACAGGTGCGAATCAGGGGCAGGCCCATGTCTTCGTCACCGATGCTGCGGATTTCCTTGCCGATCACGCGCTGCAAGCCGAAGCGTTTGGCGCGGCGTCTCTGGTCGTGCAATGCGCCGGCCACGATGAGGTCCGTCAGGTGCTCGAACAGCTGGAAGGTCAACTGACCGCCACGCTGCATCTGGATGACGAGGATCTGGATCAGGCCCGTTCATTGCTGCCGACGCTGGAACGCAAGGCCGGACGCTTGCTGGTCAACGGCTGGCCGACCGGTGTGGAAGTGTGCGATGCGATGGTGCATGGCGGACCGTTCCCGGCCACGTCCGACCCGCGCACCACATCGGTCGGCACGGCGGCGATCCTGCGATTCCTGCGCCCGGTCTGCTATCAGGACTTCCCCGATGCCTTGCTGCCCACCGCACTCAAACAGGCCAATCCACTGGCACTGCGACGCCTGCTCGATGGCCAAAGGGAAGCCTGA
- a CDS encoding dihydrodipicolinate synthase family protein — MSDNIFTGCMPALMTPCTAARKPDFDALVAKGRELIDTGMSAVVYCGSMGDWPLLTEAERQEGVARLVAAGIPTIVGTGAINTREAVSHAAHAAKVGAQGLMVIPRVLSRGASLAAQKAHFAAILQAAPNLPSVIYNSPYYGFATRADLFFELRREYPNLIGFKEFGGGADLRYAAEHITSKDDDVTLMVGVDTQVVHGFVNCNATGAITGIGNALPREVLQLVALSKQAAKGDAKARRQARELESALAVLSSFDEGTDLVLYYKHLMVLNGDKEYTLHFNETDALSDSQRRYAEAQYALFRHWYENWSAEQNFV; from the coding sequence ATGAGCGACAACATCTTCACCGGCTGCATGCCCGCCCTGATGACCCCGTGCACCGCTGCACGCAAACCGGATTTCGACGCCTTGGTGGCCAAGGGTCGCGAGCTGATCGATACCGGCATGAGCGCCGTGGTCTATTGCGGTTCCATGGGTGACTGGCCGCTGCTCACCGAGGCCGAGCGTCAGGAAGGCGTGGCGCGCCTGGTGGCCGCCGGGATTCCGACCATTGTCGGTACGGGCGCCATCAACACCCGTGAAGCAGTCTCCCATGCTGCCCATGCCGCAAAAGTCGGTGCTCAGGGTTTGATGGTGATTCCACGGGTACTGTCCCGTGGCGCTTCGCTCGCCGCGCAAAAAGCCCACTTTGCAGCGATTCTGCAGGCCGCGCCGAACTTGCCGTCGGTGATCTACAACAGCCCTTACTACGGCTTCGCGACCCGCGCCGACCTATTCTTCGAACTGCGCCGCGAGTACCCGAACCTGATCGGCTTCAAGGAATTCGGCGGTGGCGCCGACCTGCGTTACGCCGCCGAGCACATCACCTCCAAGGACGATGACGTGACCCTGATGGTGGGTGTCGACACTCAGGTCGTGCACGGCTTCGTCAACTGCAACGCCACCGGTGCGATCACCGGCATCGGCAACGCCCTGCCCCGCGAAGTGCTGCAACTGGTGGCGCTGAGCAAACAGGCGGCCAAGGGTGACGCCAAGGCACGACGTCAGGCCCGGGAGCTGGAATCGGCGCTGGCGGTGCTGTCGTCCTTCGACGAGGGCACGGATCTGGTGCTGTATTACAAACACCTGATGGTGCTCAACGGCGACAAGGAATACACCCTGCATTTCAACGAGACCGATGCCCTGAGCGACTCGCAGCGTCGCTACGCGGAAGCCCAGTACGCGCTGTTCCGTCACTGGTACGAAAACTGGTCGGCGGAACAGAACTTCGTCTGA
- a CDS encoding 4-hydroxyproline epimerase, translating to MKRVHVIDSHTGGEPTRLVMKGFPDLPGNTMAEKRDVLRNQHDRWRRACLLEPRGNDVLVGALYCEPVSPDATCGVIFFNNAGYLGMCGHGTIGLVASLQHLGLIASGVHKIDTPVGPVSATLHEDGAVTLGNVPAYRLRKQVAVEVPGYGRFLGDIAYGGNWFFLVSEHGQTLTMDNVETLTDFTWKMLKALQDQGIHGEDGAVIDHVELFADDDQADSRNFVMCPGKAYDRSPCGTGTSAKLACLAADEKLAPGERWVQASITGSQFEGRFEWEGERVRPFITGRAYMTADSTLLIDEEDPFAWGI from the coding sequence ATGAAACGAGTACACGTCATTGATTCGCACACCGGCGGCGAACCCACGCGCCTGGTGATGAAGGGTTTCCCCGATCTGCCCGGCAACACCATGGCCGAAAAACGCGACGTCCTGCGCAACCAGCACGACCGCTGGCGCCGGGCCTGCCTGCTGGAACCGCGCGGCAACGATGTGCTGGTCGGTGCGCTGTATTGCGAACCGGTGTCGCCGGACGCCACCTGCGGCGTGATCTTCTTCAACAACGCCGGTTATCTGGGCATGTGCGGCCACGGCACCATCGGCCTGGTCGCCTCCTTGCAGCACCTGGGGCTGATCGCGTCGGGCGTGCACAAGATCGACACACCGGTCGGCCCGGTCAGCGCGACGTTGCATGAAGACGGCGCCGTGACCCTGGGCAACGTGCCGGCTTATCGATTGCGCAAACAAGTGGCGGTTGAGGTGCCGGGGTACGGCCGTTTCCTCGGCGATATCGCCTATGGCGGCAACTGGTTTTTCCTGGTGTCGGAGCACGGCCAGACGCTGACGATGGACAACGTCGAAACCCTGACCGACTTCACCTGGAAAATGCTCAAGGCCCTCCAGGACCAAGGCATTCATGGCGAGGACGGCGCGGTGATCGACCACGTCGAACTGTTCGCCGATGACGACCAGGCCGACAGCCGCAACTTCGTCATGTGCCCCGGCAAAGCCTACGACCGTTCACCGTGCGGCACCGGCACCAGCGCCAAACTCGCTTGCCTGGCCGCCGACGAAAAACTGGCGCCCGGCGAGCGCTGGGTACAGGCAAGCATCACCGGCAGCCAGTTCGAAGGCCGCTTCGAATGGGAAGGCGAACGCGTGCGCCCGTTCATCACCGGTCGCGCCTATATGACCGCCGACAGCACGCTGCTGATCGACGAAGAAGATCCGTTCGCGTGGGGCATCTGA
- a CDS encoding APC family permease: protein MSGQGKFKKQLSLIDLTFIGLGAIFGSGWLFAASHVSAIAGPAGIFSWLLGGFAVLLLGIVYCELGAALPRAGGVVRYPVYSHGPLLGYLMGFITLIAFSSLVAIEVVASRQYAAAWFPGLTKTGSGDPTVLGWLVQFGLLCVFFLLNYRSVKTFAKANNLVSVFKFIVPLLVIGVLFTFFKPENFQVQGFAPFGLSGIEMAVSAGGVIFAYLGLTPIISVASEVKNPQRTIPIALILSVLLSTAIYVLLQTAFLGGIPTELLANGWAGVSKEFALPYRDIALALGVGWLAYLVVADAVISPSGCGNIYMNATPRVIYGWAQTGTFFKIFTRIDEKSGIPRPALWLTFALSVFWTLPFPSWEALINVVSAALVLSYAVAPVTVAALRRNAPDMPRPFRVKCMGLLGPVSFIIAALIVYWSGWDTVSWLLGLQILMFVVYLLCGRFVPTQHLSLAHQVRSSAWLIAFYAVTIVLSKLGTFGGLGILAHPFDTLVVAAFATGIYYWGAATGVPAHLLRLESEEDESEVTSTSPASASNPRAAGAY from the coding sequence ATGTCAGGCCAAGGCAAGTTCAAAAAACAACTTTCATTGATCGACCTCACCTTTATCGGGCTCGGGGCGATCTTCGGTTCGGGCTGGTTATTCGCGGCCAGTCACGTCTCCGCGATTGCCGGGCCGGCCGGGATTTTCTCCTGGCTGCTGGGCGGTTTCGCCGTGTTGCTGCTGGGCATCGTCTACTGCGAACTGGGCGCGGCGTTGCCCCGCGCCGGCGGTGTAGTGCGCTATCCGGTCTACAGCCACGGGCCGCTGCTGGGTTACCTGATGGGCTTTATCACGCTGATCGCGTTTTCCAGTCTGGTGGCGATCGAAGTGGTTGCCTCGCGCCAATATGCGGCGGCGTGGTTTCCCGGCCTGACCAAAACCGGCAGCGGTGATCCGACAGTGCTGGGCTGGCTGGTGCAGTTCGGCCTGCTCTGCGTGTTCTTCCTGCTCAATTACCGCAGCGTGAAAACCTTCGCCAAGGCCAACAATCTGGTCAGCGTGTTCAAGTTCATCGTGCCGCTGCTGGTGATCGGCGTGCTGTTCACCTTCTTCAAACCCGAGAATTTCCAGGTTCAAGGCTTCGCCCCCTTCGGGCTCTCGGGCATCGAGATGGCCGTTTCCGCCGGCGGCGTCATCTTCGCCTACCTCGGCCTGACCCCGATCATCTCGGTGGCCAGTGAAGTGAAAAACCCACAGCGCACCATCCCGATTGCGCTGATCCTGTCGGTGCTGCTCTCCACCGCGATCTACGTGTTGCTGCAAACGGCCTTCCTCGGCGGCATCCCTACCGAATTGCTCGCCAATGGCTGGGCCGGTGTTTCCAAGGAATTCGCCCTGCCGTATCGCGACATCGCCCTGGCGCTCGGTGTGGGCTGGCTGGCCTATCTGGTGGTGGCCGACGCGGTGATCTCGCCCAGCGGCTGCGGCAACATCTACATGAACGCCACGCCACGGGTGATCTACGGCTGGGCGCAGACCGGCACCTTCTTCAAAATTTTCACCCGCATCGATGAGAAGTCCGGCATTCCGCGTCCGGCGCTGTGGCTGACGTTTGCCCTGTCAGTGTTCTGGACCCTGCCGTTCCCGTCCTGGGAAGCGCTGATCAACGTGGTGTCCGCCGCACTGGTATTGAGTTACGCCGTGGCCCCGGTCACCGTCGCCGCGCTGCGTCGCAATGCACCCGACATGCCGCGCCCATTCCGGGTCAAGTGCATGGGCCTGCTCGGGCCGGTGTCGTTCATCATCGCCGCGCTGATCGTCTACTGGTCGGGTTGGGACACCGTGTCCTGGCTGCTCGGTCTGCAAATCCTGATGTTTGTCGTGTACCTGCTGTGTGGTCGTTTCGTGCCGACCCAGCATCTGAGCCTCGCCCATCAAGTGCGTTCATCCGCGTGGCTGATCGCCTTCTACGCCGTGACCATTGTCCTGTCGAAACTCGGCACCTTTGGTGGTCTGGGCATCCTCGCCCACCCTTTCGACACGCTGGTCGTCGCGGCTTTCGCCACCGGCATTTATTACTGGGGCGCCGCCACTGGCGTACCGGCGCATCTGCTGCGCCTGGAGTCCGAAGAGGATGAAAGCGAAGTCACTTCGACGTCGCCGGCCTCCGCTTCCAACCCGCGCGCTGCCGGCGCTTATTGA
- a CDS encoding AraC family transcriptional regulator: MQNAFAILCEGDERNRPQTLEALVAGVAALLPMLDVIPNAAIFIKDVEARYVMANRTLVQRCGLKDLKPLLGKTSAQVFPAQLGPGYTEQDRRVLEEGWVLEDQLELHLYGSREPGWCLTHKRPLYNRDGAIIGLAGISVDLQSASETHPAFERLAAVDEHIRAHFNRRVTLGELTRIAGISVAQLERYCKRVFHLTPRQMIQKVRLEHAHRLLHTDLPITEVALQCGYTDHSAFTRQFKASTGFTPRQYRQATEQ, translated from the coding sequence ATGCAGAACGCATTTGCGATCCTGTGCGAGGGTGATGAGCGCAATCGCCCCCAGACTCTCGAAGCCTTGGTGGCGGGCGTGGCTGCGTTGTTGCCGATGCTGGATGTGATTCCGAATGCAGCGATTTTCATCAAGGATGTCGAGGCGCGTTATGTCATGGCCAACCGCACGCTGGTGCAGCGATGCGGGTTGAAAGACTTGAAACCGTTGCTCGGTAAAACCAGTGCGCAGGTGTTCCCCGCGCAACTGGGGCCGGGCTACACCGAGCAGGATCGCCGAGTGCTGGAAGAAGGGTGGGTGCTGGAGGATCAGCTGGAATTGCACCTGTACGGCAGTCGCGAACCGGGCTGGTGCCTGACCCATAAACGACCGCTGTACAACCGCGATGGCGCGATTATTGGCCTGGCGGGGATTTCGGTGGACCTGCAATCGGCCAGCGAAACCCACCCGGCCTTCGAGCGTCTGGCCGCTGTCGACGAACACATCCGCGCGCATTTCAATCGCCGGGTGACGCTGGGTGAACTGACCCGGATCGCCGGTATCTCGGTGGCGCAGCTGGAGCGCTACTGCAAACGCGTGTTCCACCTGACGCCACGGCAGATGATCCAGAAAGTACGGCTGGAACATGCCCATCGCTTGTTGCACACCGATTTACCGATTACCGAGGTTGCACTGCAATGCGGCTATACCGATCACAGCGCTTTTACCCGACAATTCAAGGCCTCGACCGGATTCACGCCGCGTCAGTATCGACAGGCGACGGAACAATGA
- a CDS encoding DUF3885 domain-containing protein — protein MNLHLEIERIFTDQAFARPLFYSCPGGLRFELSETGGMIEQFLLALRKSTEICTDIFSGEPTLVTCLRFHSGGQRFTHRALLQSLRSAGIEIPAERSIWSERTDPDDWFCESEPEYWINLAFEAPVRLLQALLWCALATDFGAIAPNPRCAVYLFNLKAEVMVFPYDDRGMDVVGPNKDLLSRLYHRHQAYLLDYDRPAMDADFAGAA, from the coding sequence GTGAATCTTCATCTTGAAATCGAGCGGATTTTTACCGACCAGGCCTTCGCAAGGCCGCTGTTTTATTCCTGCCCCGGAGGACTGCGTTTCGAACTCTCCGAAACGGGAGGGATGATCGAACAGTTCCTGTTGGCCTTGCGAAAGTCGACCGAGATCTGCACCGACATTTTCAGTGGCGAGCCCACGCTCGTGACCTGTCTGCGCTTTCACTCCGGCGGCCAGCGATTTACCCATCGAGCGTTGCTTCAGTCCCTTCGGTCGGCTGGCATCGAGATACCTGCAGAGCGCTCGATCTGGAGTGAACGCACTGATCCGGATGACTGGTTCTGCGAAAGCGAACCCGAGTACTGGATCAACCTCGCATTCGAAGCGCCCGTAAGGTTGCTTCAAGCATTGCTCTGGTGCGCACTGGCCACGGATTTTGGCGCCATTGCGCCGAATCCACGCTGCGCGGTCTACCTGTTCAATTTGAAGGCCGAAGTGATGGTTTTCCCTTACGACGACCGAGGAATGGACGTGGTCGGGCCCAACAAGGATCTGCTTTCAAGGCTGTATCACCGGCATCAAGCGTATCTCCTCGATTACGACCGGCCCGCGATGGACGCTGACTTTGCAGGCGCTGCTTGA
- a CDS encoding TonB-dependent receptor family protein translates to MPSLKTLPAALLGLALACPVEAESQSMELGQVLIGAEDQSGEDLSLEEAKARLAQVPGGTNVVDMRRPMQGRVASNQDVLAYQPGVYAQSAGNEGVKISIRGSGINRAPGAHASGLYTMLDGLPLTGPGGTPYELLEPLWLDHVEVLRGANGFDRGALALGGAVDYVSHTGYDAPRLNVRYVMGSHGYAQRQVSSGQVLGDFDYYLSMTDAHSDGYQDHTASKSQGVIANFGYRFNPNLETRFYIRHRETDNDLAGRVTKHSIEHDPRAANPAYVTRNDSRDQPGSTFIGNKTTYYIDDDSSIQTGLVYHDYPMDLREGPNRLKVAYTDVSGTFDYKRRDTLWGLESHSTVGLRVTKHLPNDGASELVRIPTGNTAGYAPGTHMRNFTYQGSDSVLHVGNDLEIADDLWLTTGLAAIYTRRESAVTYPEGGGKTSLGDWDYAPRLGLRYQVTPDLQLFGNLSRSVEAPHPWSLIYSSNVRFPAGSGAATGTQRDPVKLQNQTATTLELGGRGDSALGEWSLAWYYAQVRHELLSVLPDANATTPYELNASPTVHQGVEASLNSNLWSANDGGKLSLRQAYTFSDFHYRDDDRFGDNRLPGLPMHYYQGELRYDFPQGFFAAVNTQLVSKVAVDYANSYYADPYATFGATLGYNAPKGDWQTWLDMRNLTDKHYAATVTPGYDDKGLDAARSTPGEGMAMYVGVSWSLL, encoded by the coding sequence ATGCCCTCGCTCAAAACACTGCCCGCTGCATTGCTGGGGCTGGCCCTTGCTTGTCCGGTGGAAGCTGAGTCTCAGAGCATGGAGTTGGGGCAGGTGCTGATCGGGGCTGAGGATCAGAGCGGCGAAGACCTTTCGCTGGAGGAGGCCAAGGCCCGCTTGGCACAGGTGCCCGGTGGCACCAACGTGGTCGATATGCGCCGCCCGATGCAGGGGCGGGTGGCGAGCAATCAGGATGTGCTGGCGTATCAGCCGGGGGTGTATGCCCAGTCGGCGGGCAACGAGGGGGTGAAAATCTCGATTCGTGGTTCGGGCATCAATCGGGCTCCTGGTGCTCACGCGTCGGGGCTGTACACGATGCTCGACGGTCTGCCGCTGACCGGCCCCGGTGGCACACCCTATGAATTGCTGGAACCGCTGTGGCTCGACCATGTGGAAGTGCTGCGCGGTGCCAACGGTTTCGATCGTGGGGCCCTGGCACTGGGTGGTGCAGTCGATTACGTCAGCCACACCGGCTACGACGCGCCTCGGTTGAATGTGCGCTACGTCATGGGCAGCCACGGTTATGCCCAGCGGCAAGTCAGCTCGGGCCAGGTGCTGGGCGACTTCGATTACTACCTGTCGATGACCGATGCACACTCCGACGGTTATCAGGATCACACCGCGAGCAAGAGCCAGGGCGTGATTGCCAACTTCGGTTATCGCTTCAATCCGAATCTGGAAACCCGCTTCTACATTCGTCACCGTGAGACCGACAACGACCTCGCCGGGCGGGTGACCAAACACTCCATCGAGCACGATCCACGGGCGGCCAACCCGGCCTACGTGACGCGCAACGACAGCCGCGATCAGCCCGGCAGCACCTTCATCGGCAACAAGACCACGTATTACATCGACGACGATTCGAGCATCCAGACCGGCCTCGTTTATCACGACTACCCGATGGACCTGCGCGAAGGCCCGAACCGTCTGAAAGTGGCGTACACCGATGTCAGCGGCACGTTCGACTACAAGCGCCGCGACACCCTCTGGGGCCTCGAAAGCCACAGCACGGTCGGCCTGCGGGTGACCAAACATTTGCCTAACGACGGTGCGAGCGAGCTGGTGCGGATTCCCACCGGCAACACCGCCGGCTATGCGCCGGGTACGCACATGCGCAACTTCACTTATCAGGGTTCGGATTCTGTCCTGCATGTGGGCAACGACCTGGAAATCGCCGACGATCTGTGGCTGACCACCGGCCTTGCCGCGATCTACACCCGCCGCGAAAGTGCCGTGACCTATCCCGAAGGTGGTGGCAAGACCAGTCTCGGCGACTGGGATTACGCGCCACGCCTGGGTCTGCGCTATCAGGTGACGCCAGACCTGCAACTGTTCGGCAACCTCAGCCGCTCGGTCGAAGCGCCGCATCCGTGGTCGCTGATCTACAGCTCCAACGTACGCTTCCCGGCCGGCAGCGGCGCCGCCACCGGCACCCAGCGTGATCCGGTCAAACTGCAGAACCAGACCGCGACCACCCTGGAACTCGGCGGCCGTGGCGACAGCGCACTCGGCGAATGGAGCCTGGCCTGGTATTACGCCCAGGTGCGCCACGAATTGCTCTCGGTATTGCCGGACGCCAACGCCACCACGCCTTATGAACTCAATGCCAGTCCTACGGTGCATCAAGGTGTGGAGGCGAGCCTCAACAGCAATCTGTGGTCGGCGAACGACGGCGGCAAGCTGAGCCTGCGTCAGGCCTACACCTTCAGTGACTTCCATTACCGCGACGACGATCGCTTCGGTGATAACCGCTTGCCGGGCTTGCCGATGCATTACTACCAGGGCGAACTGCGCTACGACTTCCCGCAGGGCTTCTTCGCCGCCGTCAACACGCAACTGGTGTCGAAAGTGGCGGTGGATTACGCCAACAGCTACTACGCCGACCCTTACGCCACCTTCGGCGCGACCCTCGGTTACAACGCACCCAAGGGCGACTGGCAGACCTGGCTGGACATGCGCAACCTGACCGACAAGCACTACGCCGCTACAGTTACGCCGGGCTATGACGATAAAGGACTGGATGCCGCACGCTCAACGCCGGGCGAGGGCATGGCGATGTATGTCGGGGTGTCGTGGAGCTTGCTCTGA
- a CDS encoding ABC transporter ATP-binding protein translates to MVKIRLDNLGARYGQREIISGVSTATFTGGQVVAVVGPNAAGKSTLFKRMAGLIDGPGEVILEGSKKGTQGISYMPQGLNASARLTVYESVLLARKQLTPNWSVHDDELQLVDEILDALGITELSFRNLGELSGGQQQLVSIAQTLVREPEILLMDEPTSALDMHRQVQVLNFMKALARRREVIVFIAIHDLNQALRFADQVLVIAGGTAHGSGPSHEVITEPMLRTVYKVEARIEQCSRGQHHILIDDIV, encoded by the coding sequence ATGGTGAAGATCCGGCTCGACAACCTCGGCGCCCGCTATGGGCAGCGCGAGATCATTTCCGGTGTCAGCACCGCGACGTTTACCGGCGGCCAGGTCGTGGCGGTGGTCGGGCCCAATGCGGCGGGCAAATCGACGTTGTTCAAGCGCATGGCCGGGCTGATCGATGGCCCGGGCGAAGTGATTCTCGAAGGCTCGAAAAAAGGCACTCAAGGCATCAGCTACATGCCCCAAGGCCTGAATGCCAGCGCGCGGTTGACGGTGTACGAATCGGTGCTGCTGGCGCGCAAGCAACTGACGCCCAACTGGTCGGTTCACGACGATGAATTGCAATTGGTGGACGAGATTCTCGATGCGCTCGGGATCACCGAACTGTCGTTCCGCAACCTCGGCGAACTGAGCGGCGGCCAGCAACAGTTGGTGTCAATCGCCCAGACCCTGGTGCGCGAGCCGGAAATCCTGTTGATGGACGAACCCACCAGCGCACTCGACATGCACCGGCAGGTTCAGGTGTTGAACTTCATGAAAGCCCTGGCGCGCCGCCGTGAAGTGATCGTGTTCATCGCCATCCACGACTTGAACCAGGCGCTGCGATTTGCTGATCAGGTGCTGGTGATTGCCGGCGGCACGGCCCATGGCAGCGGGCCGAGCCATGAAGTCATCACCGAGCCGATGCTGCGCACGGTTTACAAGGTCGAGGCGCGAATCGAGCAATGCAGCCGCGGGCAGCACCATATTCTGATCGACGATATTGTTTGA
- a CDS encoding FecCD family ABC transporter permease has protein sequence MSSLGEAPIVQSVTYRRLVLRKRLILLGLSVLLIFSVLLDLALGPARYSLSEVLGALISPDTASAQVRVVMWDIRLPVALMAVAVGAALSLAGAQMQTILNNPLASPFTLGISAAAGFGAALGLAFGVALFPLAAQYMVPLNAFIMAMLSALLIHFMSMRRGVTAETIVLLGIALVFTFNALLALVQFFATEQAVAAVVFWTMGSLTKATWPKLGVICVVILITLPIFAKRAWAMTALRLGDDKAASFGINVRSLRFQTLIMVSLLASFPVAFVGTIGFIGLVGPHIARMLIGEDQRFFLPASLLTGALILSASSVVSKTLIPGAIFPIGVVTSLIGVPFFISLILNGKKNSW, from the coding sequence ATGAGTTCGCTGGGCGAAGCACCGATTGTGCAGAGTGTCACTTACCGTCGATTGGTGCTGCGTAAACGGCTGATTCTGCTTGGGCTGTCCGTGCTGCTGATCTTCAGCGTGCTGCTCGACCTGGCGCTCGGCCCGGCCCGTTACAGCCTCAGCGAAGTGCTTGGCGCGCTGATTTCACCGGATACCGCATCGGCACAAGTGCGCGTGGTGATGTGGGACATCCGTCTGCCGGTGGCGTTGATGGCGGTCGCTGTCGGCGCGGCGCTGTCGCTGGCCGGTGCGCAGATGCAGACCATCCTCAACAACCCGCTCGCCAGCCCCTTCACCCTCGGCATTTCTGCGGCGGCCGGTTTCGGTGCGGCGCTGGGGCTGGCGTTTGGCGTGGCGCTGTTTCCGCTGGCGGCGCAATACATGGTGCCGCTCAATGCGTTCATCATGGCGATGCTCTCGGCGCTGTTGATCCACTTCATGAGCATGCGTCGCGGGGTGACGGCCGAGACCATCGTGCTGCTCGGCATCGCCCTGGTGTTTACCTTCAATGCGCTGCTGGCGCTGGTGCAGTTCTTCGCTACCGAACAAGCCGTGGCGGCCGTGGTGTTCTGGACCATGGGCAGCCTGACCAAAGCCACGTGGCCGAAACTCGGGGTGATCTGCGTGGTGATCCTCATCACTCTGCCGATCTTCGCCAAACGCGCGTGGGCGATGACGGCTCTGCGTCTGGGCGATGACAAGGCCGCCAGCTTCGGCATCAACGTGCGCAGTCTGCGTTTTCAGACGCTGATCATGGTCAGCCTGCTCGCGTCGTTTCCGGTGGCGTTCGTCGGCACGATCGGTTTTATCGGGCTGGTCGGGCCGCACATTGCGCGGATGCTGATTGGCGAGGATCAGCGGTTTTTCCTGCCGGCCTCGTTGCTGACCGGTGCGCTGATCCTGTCCGCCAGTTCGGTGGTCAGCAAGACGCTGATTCCGGGAGCGATATTCCCCATTGGCGTGGTCACGTCACTGATCGGCGTGCCGTTCTTCATTTCTCTGATTCTCAACGGAAAGAAAAACTCATGGTGA